In the Roseibium sp. HPY-6 genome, one interval contains:
- the fdxA gene encoding ferredoxin FdxA gives MTYVVTDNCIKCKYTDCVEVCPVDCFYEGENMLVINPDECIDCGVCEPECPAEAILPDTEPGLEKWIELNAEYSEKWPNITEKKDPLPEAEEFDGKENKLEQFFSANPPA, from the coding sequence ATGACCTACGTCGTCACAGACAACTGCATCAAGTGCAAATACACCGACTGCGTGGAAGTATGCCCTGTGGACTGCTTCTACGAAGGCGAAAACATGCTCGTCATCAATCCGGACGAATGTATTGACTGTGGTGTCTGTGAACCCGAGTGCCCGGCCGAAGCCATTTTACCCGACACGGAGCCGGGACTCGAGAAATGGATCGAACTGAACGCCGAATACTCTGAAAAGTGGCCGAACATTACAGAGAAGAAGGATCCGCTTCCAGAAGCGGAAGAATTCGACGGCAAAGAAAACAAGCTTGAGCAGTTTTTCTCTGCAAATCCGCCGGCTTGA